A region of Arabidopsis thaliana chromosome 5, partial sequence DNA encodes the following proteins:
- the CPL4 gene encoding C-terminal domain phosphatase-like 4 → MLAEASSSKGECEHPGSFGNMCFVCGQKLEETGVSFRYIHKEMRLNEDEISRLRDSDSRFLQRQRKLYLVLDLDHTLLNTTILRDLKPEEEYLKSHTHSLQDGCNVSGGSLFLLEFMQMMTKLRPFVHSFLKEASEMFVMYIYTMGDRNYARQMAKLLDPKGEYFGDRVISRDDGTVRHEKSLDVVLGQESAVLILDDTENAWPKHKDNLIVIERYHFFSSSCRQFDHRYKSLSELKSDESEPDGALATVLKVLKQAHALFFENVDEGISNRDVRLMLKQVRKEILKGCKIVFSRVFPTKAKPEDHPLWKMAEELGATCATEVDASVTHVVAMDVGTEKARWAVREKKYVVHRGWIDAANYLWMKQPEENFGLEQLKKQLTEEE, encoded by the exons ATGCTTGCAGAAGCATCCTCAAGCAAAGGCGAATGCGAGCATCCAGGATCATTTGGGAATATGTGCTTTGTATGTGGACAAAAACTGGAAGAAACTGGTGTTTCATTTAGATACATACACAAG GAAATGAGGCTCAATGAAGATGAAATCTCCCGGTTGCGTGATTCAGATTCGAGATTCTTGCAACGCCAGCGGAAGTTGTATTTAGTTCTCGATCTAGACCACACACTGCTAAATACAACCATACTGAGGGACCTAAAACCAGAGGAGGAATACTTGAAAAGTCATACTCATTCTCTTCAAG ATGGTTGCAATGTTTCCGGAGGCAGTCTTTTCCTACTGGAATTTATGCAAATGATGACCAAACTGAGGCCGTTTGTTCACTCATTTCTAAAAGAAGCTAGTGAGATGTTTGTGATGTACATATACACAATGGGAGATAGGAATTATGCACGACAGATGGCCAAGCTGCTGGACCCCAAAGGAGAGTACTTTGGTGATCGGGTCATTTCTCGGGATGACGGCACAGTGAGACATGAAAAGAGTCTAGATGTGGTGCTTGGACAAGAAAGTGCTGTTCTGATTCTTGACGATACAGAGAAT GCGTGGCCAAAGCACAAGGACAATTTGATTGTGATAGAGAGatatcactttttttcttcgagCTGCAGGCAGTTTGATCACAGATACAAGTCTCTATCGGAGTTGAAGAGTGATGAGAGTGAACCAGATGGGGCACTTGCAACTGTCCTGAAAGTCCTAAAACAAGCGCATGCTCTATTCTTTGAG AATGTGGATGAAGGCATATCAAACAGAGATGTTAGGTTAATGCTGAAACAAGTGCGTAAAGAGATACTTAAAGGATGTAAAATAGTGTTCAGTCGGGTGTTCCCAACCAAGGCAAAGCCAGAAGATCACCCCCTGTGGAAAATGGCTGAGGAACTGGGAGCCACCTGCGCAACGGAAGTGGATGCATCAGTGACACACGTTGTGGCAATGGATGTGGGAACAGAGAAGGCTCGTTGGGCCGttagagagaagaagtatGTGGTTCATAGAGGATGGATAGATGCAGCTAATTACCTTTGGATGAAACAGCCAGAAGAGAACTTCGGTTTAGAGCAGCTCAAGAAGCAATTGACCGAAGAAGAGTGA
- the LRL3 gene encoding LJRHL1-like 3 (LJRHL1-like 3 (LRL3); CONTAINS InterPro DOMAIN/s: Helix-loop-helix DNA-binding domain (InterPro:IPR001092), Helix-loop-helix DNA-binding (InterPro:IPR011598); BEST Arabidopsis thaliana protein match is: LJRHL1-like 1 (TAIR:AT2G24260.1); Has 3430 Blast hits to 3424 proteins in 205 species: Archae - 0; Bacteria - 0; Metazoa - 226; Fungi - 49; Plants - 3153; Viruses - 0; Other Eukaryotes - 2 (source: NCBI BLink).) codes for MENGNGEGKGEFINQNNDFFLDSMSMLSSLPPCWDPSLPPPPPPPQSLFHALAVDAPFPDQFHHPQESGGPTMGSQEGLQPQGTVSTTSAPVVRQKPRVRARRGQATDPHSIAERLRRERIAERMKSLQELVPNTNKTDKASMLDEIIEYVRFLQLQVKVLSMSRLGGAGSVGPRLNGLSAEAGGRLNALTAPCNGLNGNGNATGSSNESLRSTEQRVAKLMEEDMGSAMQYLQGKGLCLMPISLATAISSSTTHSRGSLFNPISSAVAAEDSNVTATAVAAPEASSTMDDVSASKA; via the exons atggaaaatggaaatggagaaggaaaaggagaattcataaaccaaaacaatgacTTCTTCCTTGATTCCATGTCAATGCTCTCCTCTCTCCCTCCTTGTTGGGATccatctcttcctcctcctcctcctccgccacaATCTCTTTTCCACGCTCTAGCCGTCGACGCCCCCTTCCCCGACCAGTTCCATCATCCTCAG GAGTCAGGAGGTCCAACAATGGGTAGCCAAGAAGGGTTACAGCCACAAGGTACAGTGTCGACCACGAGCGCACCTGTTGTTCGTCAAAAGCCAAGAGTTCGAGCCAGGAGAGGCCAAGCCACCGATCCTCACAGTATCGCTGAGAGG CTTAGAAGGGAACGCATCGCAGAGCGTATGAAGTCTCTCCAAGAACTGGTTCCCAACACCAACAAG ACGGATAAGGCATCAATGTTGGACGAGATCATCGAGTATGTTAGGTTCCTTCAGCTTCAAGTCAAAGTACTAAGCATGAGCAGATTGGGAGGTGCAGGATCAGTTGGTCCACGCCTCAATGGTCTCTCCGCAGAG GCAGGAGGACGGCTCAATGCCCTCACTGCACCGTGCAATGGCTTAAATGGGAATGGAAACGCTACAGGATCGTCCAATGAGAGCCTAAGGTCAACAGAACAAAGAGTGGCGAAACTGATGGAGGAAGACATGGGATCAGCAATGCAATACCTTCAAGGGAAGGGGCTTTGCTTAATGCCAATATCTCTCGCAACCGCGATATCATCATCAACTACTCACTCTCGTGGATCCCTCTTTAACCCCATCTCCAGTGCTGTAGCAGCAGAGGATTCAAATGTAACAGCAACTGCAGTTGCTGCACCTGAAGCCTCGTCTACTATGGATGATGTATCTGCTTCCAAGGCCTGA
- a CDS encoding Transport protein particle (TRAPP) component (Transport protein particle (TRAPP) component; CONTAINS InterPro DOMAIN/s: Transport protein particle (TRAPP) component (InterPro:IPR007194), TRAPP I complex, Trs31 (InterPro:IPR016696); Has 560 Blast hits to 545 proteins in 219 species: Archae - 0; Bacteria - 0; Metazoa - 199; Fungi - 199; Plants - 63; Viruses - 0; Other Eukaryotes - 99 (source: NCBI BLink).) yields MIGVGKMKQYSNVLDKPLSKGKQEVSLTAFAFLFSELVQYNQTQVDNIAELERRLEDAGYAVGSRVLELLCNREKGNRRETRLLGILSFVHSTVWKVLFGKVADSLEKGTEHEDEYMISEKELLVNRFISIPKDMGTFNCGAFVAGIVKGVLDNAGFPAVVTAHFVPIEGQQRPRTTILIKFADEVLKREARLSQ; encoded by the exons ATGATCGGAGTCGGGAAAATGAAACAGTACTCCAACGTCCTTGACAAGCCTCTCAGCAAAGGCAAGCAAGAG GTGAGCTTGACCGCATTTGCTTTCTTATTCTCGGAGCTCGTTCAGTACAATCAAACCCAGGTTGACAATATAGCTGAACTTGAAAGAAG ACTAGAGGATGCTGGGTATGCAGTTGGATCTCGAGTTCTAGAGCTTCTTTGCAACCGGGAAAAG GGAAACAGAAGAGAGACACGGTTACTGGGAATTCTGTCTTTCGTTCACAGTACTGTGTGGAAAGTGTTGTTTGGAAAG GTTGCTGATTCACTTGAAAAAGGAACAGAACATGAAGATGAGTACATGATCAGTGAAAAGGAGCTTCTTGTTAACAG GTTCATTTCGATTCCAAAAGACATGGGAACATTCAACTGCGGAGCGTTTGTTGCTGGCATAGTGAAG GGAGTTCTGGATAACGCAGGGTTTCCTGCTGTGGTAACGGCTCATTTTGTACCCATTGAAGGACAACAACGTCCTCGAACTACTATTTTGATCAAGTTTGCTGATGAG GTGCTTAAGAGAGAGGCACGGCTAAGCCAATGA
- a CDS encoding Cytochrome c oxidase, subunit Vib family protein (Cytochrome c oxidase, subunit Vib family protein; FUNCTIONS IN: cytochrome-c oxidase activity; INVOLVED IN: biological_process unknown; LOCATED IN: mitochondrion; CONTAINS InterPro DOMAIN/s: Cytochrome c oxidase, subunit VIb (InterPro:IPR003213); Has 30201 Blast hits to 17322 proteins in 780 species: Archae - 12; Bacteria - 1396; Metazoa - 17338; Fungi - 3422; Plants - 5037; Viruses - 0; Other Eukaryotes - 2996 (source: NCBI BLink).): MALDTYASSNPNDVHEDVLLKARDACYKARDAFYACLEKESGKKPTEIATVGLLYPKECSNSRTQFVNNCRSSWVKHFDREYCRNKRVQRLLDDGDERKGPMSLPQPYTFKPSPST; the protein is encoded by the exons ATGGCTCTCGATACTTATGCGTCGTCGAACCCTAATGATGTTCATGAGGATGTTCTTCTTAAAGCTAGAGATGCTTGTTACAAG GCCAGAGATGCTTTTTACGCTTGTCTAGAAAAGGAATCTGGTAAAAAACCAACTGAAATCGCCACCGTGGGTCTTCTCTATCCTAAGGAGTGTAGCAATTCTAGAACCCAATTCGTCAACAACTGTCGGTCCTCTTGG GTGAAACATTTCGATAGAGAGTACTGTAGGAACAAGAGAGTTCAAAGGCTGTTGGATGATGGAGATGAGAGGAAAGGTCCAATGTCACTTCCTCAGCCTTACACTTTCAAGCCTTCTCCTTCCACTTAG
- a CDS encoding RTF2 RING-finger protein (unknown protein; CONTAINS InterPro DOMAIN/s: Protein of unknown function DUF602 (InterPro:IPR006735); Has 385 Blast hits to 385 proteins in 189 species: Archae - 0; Bacteria - 0; Metazoa - 153; Fungi - 117; Plants - 50; Viruses - 0; Other Eukaryotes - 65 (source: NCBI BLink).): MHIRRQIFVKSPDCQKVVALQLDPAQSLLTLSGITSLLESSQRISFSACSITLDGKLLNGSTRIQVSKLPSVSMLTLFPRLRGGGGDGGATGAESRDCYLNMYAEKKPDKVDPNEQRLSKWLNCALSNEPLAEPCVIDLLGNLFNKEVLVHALLSKRLPKQFSYIKGLKDMVNIKLTPVAGSDGSSQDTTSAQFQCPVSGLEFNGKYKFFALRGCGHVMSAKALKEVKSSSCLVCHADVKDSDKIVINGTEEEVDLLRERMEEEKAKLREKKGVSKKSKNGAAVVADTGAKVAKRQIEDGNVNGNGITVKKFKAADKVPVNATKEVYASLFTSSKKKSDFRETYSCRSLPLGRN, from the coding sequence ATGCATATCCGGCGCCAGATCTTCGTTAAATCTCCTGACTGTCAAAAAGTCGTCGCTCTGCAATTGGATCCTGCGCAATCTCTATTAACTCTTTCGGGTATCACTTCCTTACTCGAATCGTCGCAGCGTATATCGTTTTCGGCTTGCTCGATTACTCTAGATGGGAAGCTTTTGAATGGCTCTACACGGATCCAAGTATCGAAGCTTCCTTCTGTATCCATGCTCACTCTTTTCCCTCGCCTCcgtggaggtggaggagatGGTGGGGCAACGGGAGCCGAGTCTCGCGATTGCTATCTCAATATGTACGCGGAGAAGAAACCTGACAAGGTTGATCCTAATGAGCAGAGGCTCTCCAAATGGTTGAATTGTGCTTTGTCTAACGAGCCTTTGGCTGAGCCGTGCGTGATTGATCTCCTTGGGAATTTGTTCAATAAAGAAGTTTTGGTGCACGCTTTGTTGTCTAAGAGGTTGCCTAAACAATTCTCGTACATTAAGGGTTTGAAAGATATGGTGAATATTAAGCTTACGCCTGTTGCTGGTTCTGATGGTTCATCGCAAGATACGACTAGTGCACAGTTTCAGTGTCCGGTCTCAGGGCTTGAATTCAATGGAAAGTACAAGTTTTTCGCTTTGAGGGGATGTGGACATGTGATGAGCGCAAAGGCGTTGAAGGAAGTgaagtcttcttcttgtttggtGTGTCATGCGGATGTCAAAGATTCTGATAAGATTGTGATCAATGGTACTGAGGAGGAAGTAGATTTGTTGAGGGAGAggatggaggaggagaaagctaagctgagagagaagaaaggtgTCTCAAAGAAGAGTAAGAACGGTGCTGCTGTGGTGGCTGATACAGGTGCGAAGGTCGCAAAGAGACAGATAGAGGATGGGAATGTCAATGGCAATGGTATAACTGTGAAGAAATTCAAGGCGGCGGATAAAGTGCCGGTTAATGCTACTAAGGAAGTCTATGCTTCTCTCTTTACTTCCTCTAAGAAGAAGTCTGATTTCAGGGAGACTTACTCTTGCAGGTCACTTCCTCTCGGCAGGAATTGA
- the CPL4 gene encoding C-terminal domain phosphatase-like 4 (C-terminal domain phosphatase-like 4 (CPL4); FUNCTIONS IN: phosphoprotein phosphatase activity; LOCATED IN: nucleus; EXPRESSED IN: 23 plant structures; EXPRESSED DURING: 13 growth stages; CONTAINS InterPro DOMAIN/s: FCP1-like phosphatase, phosphatase domain (InterPro:IPR011947), NLI interacting factor (InterPro:IPR004274), BRCT (InterPro:IPR001357); BEST Arabidopsis thaliana protein match is: C-terminal domain phosphatase-like 3 (TAIR:AT2G33540.1); Has 1202 Blast hits to 1005 proteins in 219 species: Archae - 0; Bacteria - 0; Metazoa - 364; Fungi - 271; Plants - 333; Viruses - 0; Other Eukaryotes - 234 (source: NCBI BLink).) translates to MSVASDSPVHSSSSSDDLAAFLDAELDSASDASSGPSEEEEAEDDVESGLKRQKLEHLEEASSSKGECEHPGSFGNMCFVCGQKLEETGVSFRYIHKEMRLNEDEISRLRDSDSRFLQRQRKLYLVLDLDHTLLNTTILRDLKPEEEYLKSHTHSLQDGCNVSGGSLFLLEFMQMMTKLRPFVHSFLKEASEMFVMYIYTMGDRNYARQMAKLLDPKGEYFGDRVISRDDGTVRHEKSLDVVLGQESAVLILDDTENAWPKHKDNLIVIERYHFFSSSCRQFDHRYKSLSELKSDESEPDGALATVLKVLKQAHALFFENVDEGISNRDVRLMLKQVRKEILKGCKIVFSRVFPTKAKPEDHPLWKMAEELGATCATEVDASVTHVVAMDVGTEKARWAVREKKYVVHRGWIDAANYLWMKQPEENFGLEQLKKQLTEEE, encoded by the exons ATGAGCGTAGCAAGTGATTCTCCAGTTCATTCATCAAGTAGTAGTGACGATCTTGCTGCATTCCTTGATGCTGAATTAGACTCTGCATCAGATGCTTCGTCTGGACccagcgaagaagaagaagctgaggaTGATGTAGAATCTGG GTTAAAGAGACAAAAGTTGGAGCATTTAGAGG AAGCATCCTCAAGCAAAGGCGAATGCGAGCATCCAGGATCATTTGGGAATATGTGCTTTGTATGTGGACAAAAACTGGAAGAAACTGGTGTTTCATTTAGATACATACACAAG GAAATGAGGCTCAATGAAGATGAAATCTCCCGGTTGCGTGATTCAGATTCGAGATTCTTGCAACGCCAGCGGAAGTTGTATTTAGTTCTCGATCTAGACCACACACTGCTAAATACAACCATACTGAGGGACCTAAAACCAGAGGAGGAATACTTGAAAAGTCATACTCATTCTCTTCAAG ATGGTTGCAATGTTTCCGGAGGCAGTCTTTTCCTACTGGAATTTATGCAAATGATGACCAAACTGAGGCCGTTTGTTCACTCATTTCTAAAAGAAGCTAGTGAGATGTTTGTGATGTACATATACACAATGGGAGATAGGAATTATGCACGACAGATGGCCAAGCTGCTGGACCCCAAAGGAGAGTACTTTGGTGATCGGGTCATTTCTCGGGATGACGGCACAGTGAGACATGAAAAGAGTCTAGATGTGGTGCTTGGACAAGAAAGTGCTGTTCTGATTCTTGACGATACAGAGAAT GCGTGGCCAAAGCACAAGGACAATTTGATTGTGATAGAGAGatatcactttttttcttcgagCTGCAGGCAGTTTGATCACAGATACAAGTCTCTATCGGAGTTGAAGAGTGATGAGAGTGAACCAGATGGGGCACTTGCAACTGTCCTGAAAGTCCTAAAACAAGCGCATGCTCTATTCTTTGAG AATGTGGATGAAGGCATATCAAACAGAGATGTTAGGTTAATGCTGAAACAAGTGCGTAAAGAGATACTTAAAGGATGTAAAATAGTGTTCAGTCGGGTGTTCCCAACCAAGGCAAAGCCAGAAGATCACCCCCTGTGGAAAATGGCTGAGGAACTGGGAGCCACCTGCGCAACGGAAGTGGATGCATCAGTGACACACGTTGTGGCAATGGATGTGGGAACAGAGAAGGCTCGTTGGGCCGttagagagaagaagtatGTGGTTCATAGAGGATGGATAGATGCAGCTAATTACCTTTGGATGAAACAGCCAGAAGAGAACTTCGGTTTAGAGCAGCTCAAGAAGCAATTGACCGAAGAAGAGTGA
- the CPL4 gene encoding C-terminal domain phosphatase-like 4 → MCFVCGQKLEETGVSFRYIHKEMRLNEDEISRLRDSDSRFLQRQRKLYLVLDLDHTLLNTTILRDLKPEEEYLKSHTHSLQDGCNVSGGSLFLLEFMQMMTKLRPFVHSFLKEASEMFVMYIYTMGDRNYARQMAKLLDPKGEYFGDRVISRDDGTVRHEKSLDVVLGQESAVLILDDTENAWPKHKDNLIVIERYHFFSSSCRQFDHRYKSLSELKSDESEPDGALATVLKVLKQAHALFFENVDEGISNRDVRLMLKQVRKEILKGCKIVFSRVFPTKAKPEDHPLWKMAEELGATCATEVDASVTHVVAMDVGTEKARWAVREKKYVVHRGWIDAANYLWMKQPEENFGLEQLKKQLTEEE, encoded by the exons ATGTGCTTTGTATGTGGACAAAAACTGGAAGAAACTGGTGTTTCATTTAGATACATACACAAG GAAATGAGGCTCAATGAAGATGAAATCTCCCGGTTGCGTGATTCAGATTCGAGATTCTTGCAACGCCAGCGGAAGTTGTATTTAGTTCTCGATCTAGACCACACACTGCTAAATACAACCATACTGAGGGACCTAAAACCAGAGGAGGAATACTTGAAAAGTCATACTCATTCTCTTCAAG ATGGTTGCAATGTTTCCGGAGGCAGTCTTTTCCTACTGGAATTTATGCAAATGATGACCAAACTGAGGCCGTTTGTTCACTCATTTCTAAAAGAAGCTAGTGAGATGTTTGTGATGTACATATACACAATGGGAGATAGGAATTATGCACGACAGATGGCCAAGCTGCTGGACCCCAAAGGAGAGTACTTTGGTGATCGGGTCATTTCTCGGGATGACGGCACAGTGAGACATGAAAAGAGTCTAGATGTGGTGCTTGGACAAGAAAGTGCTGTTCTGATTCTTGACGATACAGAGAAT GCGTGGCCAAAGCACAAGGACAATTTGATTGTGATAGAGAGatatcactttttttcttcgagCTGCAGGCAGTTTGATCACAGATACAAGTCTCTATCGGAGTTGAAGAGTGATGAGAGTGAACCAGATGGGGCACTTGCAACTGTCCTGAAAGTCCTAAAACAAGCGCATGCTCTATTCTTTGAG AATGTGGATGAAGGCATATCAAACAGAGATGTTAGGTTAATGCTGAAACAAGTGCGTAAAGAGATACTTAAAGGATGTAAAATAGTGTTCAGTCGGGTGTTCCCAACCAAGGCAAAGCCAGAAGATCACCCCCTGTGGAAAATGGCTGAGGAACTGGGAGCCACCTGCGCAACGGAAGTGGATGCATCAGTGACACACGTTGTGGCAATGGATGTGGGAACAGAGAAGGCTCGTTGGGCCGttagagagaagaagtatGTGGTTCATAGAGGATGGATAGATGCAGCTAATTACCTTTGGATGAAACAGCCAGAAGAGAACTTCGGTTTAGAGCAGCTCAAGAAGCAATTGACCGAAGAAGAGTGA